TGTCGATAACTACATTTAAGGTGTTATGGCCCTGCAGAGCATCGTTCAGATACAGCTCATATTCTGCCTGAACCGTCCCCTGGCCATCCTTAAAGTAAATATCCAGCTTCTGGGTTTCTACTAGCAAATCAAAATTACCGTAGGGTGTCCGATACACACTACGGGTCCTTTCCCCCAGCCGAAATTCCAGCTGCATATCCACAGCTCCACGGCGAATCAGCGTCAGCCCTTCGCCACTGAATTTCAGCACGGTGGGCACCACCTTGTCGTGAAGCGAGGCATCCTCATAACGCACATAATGCTTGCCAGCCCGCGCTGAATACTTACCGCGCGCCGCCGATTTCAACACGGTCTTTTCTCCTGCCGTATCGACCTGCACGCCTTCCACCGTCACCGCAACCATAGCATCCGCCATTTAGCCACCTCTTCAAAACATACTGTTACATATTATAAACCAAACTCACTACCTTGCCAACAGTTTTTTGCGCTTTTTTTGCGGCTTCATCAACCTTTTTTGTTCATATCTGCAAGACGGCGGAGGGGGGAGGCTTTTACGCACTTCGCTTGACCAGTCCGCTAAAAATAATTTTTGTCTTTTAATTAAGTATCCGGGAAAGTCAAAACTCGCTACGCTCAAACAGTAGACTTTCCCAGATAATATTATGGTGGACAAAAATTATTTTCTTCACGCAGACTGGTGCAACGCTTCGCTGGCGCAAAAGCCTCCCCCCTCCGCCGCCCACGATACTGAGCTTTCGTAATGAACCACAAACTCTATATCGCCAAGAAAGAAATCTAGCTAACTTTTCATCAGGCACCTATTCCAACCTAACGAGGGCGGCGCGGCGATAATTTGTCAGAGCGAAGCGTTTGACCTTGAACGTGAAGAAACAAATTTTGACCCACATAAAAATTAGCGCGAAAAGCCATTTGTCTGAACGCAGTGAGTTTATGGCTTTTCGCGCTAAATAAAAGGTCAAAATTTTTTTAGTTCAAGGTCTAAGCGTAGCGTGGCAAATTATCGCCGCGCCGTCAAACCTACAGTAGATTAGCAGTGAGATGTAAATTTAGATTGTGAACTTCTCCACTTCATGTGCCAGCTGTTCCGCCTGCTCAGCAAGCCCGCGGGTTGCGGCTGCAATTTCTTCTGCCGAGGCGGACTGTTCTTCCGTCGTTGACGATACGGCTTCAGCGCGGCTGGCGTTAGCCGTGCTGATATTGGCAATATCCTTAACGGCCTGCTGCATGGAATCCGTACCTTCCGAAACCGACTTGATGCTGCTGGAAACTTCCCGGATACCATCAGCAAGGGCATCAATCGCCACCTTAATGGACTTAAAGATTTCATCAGCCTCATTTACCGAATCAATGCTGCTGGCTACACTTTCCGCACTTTCCTCACTGGCAGCTACCGCCTTTTTCATATCCGTCTGAATCTTGGTCACGAGATTGGCAATCTGCTGCGTGGAGCTGGCAGACTCCTCGGCCAGCTTGCGGACTTCATCAGCCACCACAGCAAAGCCACGACCATATTCACCGGCACGGGCCGCCTCAATCGCGGCATTGAGCGCCAACAGATTCGTCTGTTCCGCAATCCCGGAAATCAGCTCCACGATTCTGCCGATTTCATCCGAGCTCTTCGCCAGTTCCTTAATGGAGTTTTTCACCGTAGTGGTACTGTCACTGATGGCATTCATGGATTCCACCACATTCTGAATGGAATCGCGCCCCGTATTGACACTACCTACGGTTTGTTCCGTAACAATGGCAATCGCATCGGCACTATTGGCCACCAGCGTAGTGCGCTCAGCAATTTCCACAGCCGTTCTATCTGCATCGGCTGCCGAATCCGACTGCGTGGCAATACCTGCAGCAATATCCGTAATCTGCTGCGCAGCCTGCGTAGCTGCATCAGCGGACTGATGGGATGCTGCAGAAAGTTCTTCTGCCGAAGCCGAAACCCTCTCCGCATTCTTCTGAATATGACCGATAAGTTCCCGAATGGTGCGGCGCATCTCCTTGAAGCCCCGGGCCAAATCGCCCAGCTCATCATTGCTGTCAACAGCCAGCGGACGGGAACGCAAATCGCCGGTGTTGATGATGTTGCATTCTTCCCGCAAAGCCTCCACAGGAGCGCAGAGCTTCTTCCCCAGGAACCAGATGATGCCGCTGATAATCAGCACCATGACAACGGCCACGGCGCTCATAATCTTCATCAGCGAATAGGCATCGGCCCGCACTTCAGAAATCGGCGCTACCGATACTGCCACCCAGGTACGATGGGCCAGATGCACCGGCGTGAACACAGCCTGTGATGCTTCTCCTCTGGAGGTGGTATATTCCGTTGAAACCTGCTTATCCTGCTGTATAGCACTGGTAAAACCATTGACTAGCGCAATATCGATTTTCTTACTGGAAACCTCCTTGGTCAAATCCATCTTGCCCACTTCCTCGGGAAGCTGCGCATAAGCGATGCAAAGACCATCCTGGTCGGCCAGATATACACGGCCGGTTTCCTTATACTTAATCTTGCCAACCAGTTCCGTCAAATCATCCAGTTCAACGGTACCATAGACAATACCCGTAAGCTGGCCGTTTTCCAATACCGGGTAAGCCAGAATGGTGATGAGCTTGCCACTGGTGCCCGATACGGATGGTCCCGTCATAACCGGCTTCTTGGTCTCCCGCACCTGCTTGATATAATCGCGGGTAGTACGGTCCATATCCTTATTCTTGTCGCTGATAGCATGGCCTTCCGGGTCTGAATAAGCCAGCATGGTAAAGTTCTTGCGCTTGGCCAAAGTATCAGCCAATACCTTTACCCGTTCTTCCCGCGTACCGCGCATGATAATCGGGTTACTGGCCAGATACTCCACCGTGAGCTCTCGCTGCTGATAGAGTTTTTCCAGCTGCTCGGATGTACTCTTGCCGATTTCCTGTGCCAGCAAATCCGTATTACGGGTCAATGCCGAACTGGACATATAATAGCTGATGGCAAAGAATACCGCAAAACTTCCCACGAACAGAGGTATGAATCCTGCCAGAAACTTAAAGCGTAAACTGTTAAAGTTCATGTTCTCCTCCTTGTTATATAAAATCCCATAAATCCTACATCTGAAAAAAGCATTGCACACATAGAGGTTGCGTACAATGCTAATTTCACTTTAGTATAACTTTATTGTTGTTCGACTGCGATATCTAATTCTACGACGTGACCCGCTAAATCCATTTCCACCGTGAGATAATTATCATCGCTGATCTTCACCTGGAAATTCTCACCGATGGACAGGGATGGTGTGGAAATATCCACTTCAAGCCCCATACCGGTAAGGTTGGTTGCGGCATTAGCTGTAAGCATGTTACTCATTTCCGAGATAGCACTTTGGGCCATAGCATCAAATTCTGCTACAGGCATACCCATCATCATGGTCGATGCAATAAATTTAGCGGTGTCTTCTGACATGTTGTAAACAACGTTGCCACGAATCTGTTTGGTGAAGCCCACGATAACCGAAACCCCCAGGCTCACCGCATTCTTTGTCTTTACTCCCATCTTCAGCCGCTTAGGCTCCGGAAAGCCCATCTGCGGCATTACGGACGTGAATGCATCGACGAACGGATTAACTAATTTTGCATCCATCTTATCATTCTCCTTCCGCAAATCCCACACTCATATTAATATCCCCTAACCGTGTTCTGGCGCATATACGGAAGGTCGTAAGTTTGGGGCTGGCAATGCGGATTTTGCTGCCC
The Selenomonas ruminantium AC2024 DNA segment above includes these coding regions:
- a CDS encoding DUF1934 domain-containing protein — protein: MADAMVAVTVEGVQVDTAGEKTVLKSAARGKYSARAGKHYVRYEDASLHDKVVPTVLKFSGEGLTLIRRGAVDMQLEFRLGERTRSVYRTPYGNFDLLVETQKLDIYFKDGQGTVQAEYELYLNDALQGHNTLNVVIDKIN
- a CDS encoding methyl-accepting chemotaxis protein, with translation MNFNSLRFKFLAGFIPLFVGSFAVFFAISYYMSSSALTRNTDLLAQEIGKSTSEQLEKLYQQRELTVEYLASNPIIMRGTREERVKVLADTLAKRKNFTMLAYSDPEGHAISDKNKDMDRTTRDYIKQVRETKKPVMTGPSVSGTSGKLITILAYPVLENGQLTGIVYGTVELDDLTELVGKIKYKETGRVYLADQDGLCIAYAQLPEEVGKMDLTKEVSSKKIDIALVNGFTSAIQQDKQVSTEYTTSRGEASQAVFTPVHLAHRTWVAVSVAPISEVRADAYSLMKIMSAVAVVMVLIISGIIWFLGKKLCAPVEALREECNIINTGDLRSRPLAVDSNDELGDLARGFKEMRRTIRELIGHIQKNAERVSASAEELSAASHQSADAATQAAQQITDIAAGIATQSDSAADADRTAVEIAERTTLVANSADAIAIVTEQTVGSVNTGRDSIQNVVESMNAISDSTTTVKNSIKELAKSSDEIGRIVELISGIAEQTNLLALNAAIEAARAGEYGRGFAVVADEVRKLAEESASSTQQIANLVTKIQTDMKKAVAASEESAESVASSIDSVNEADEIFKSIKVAIDALADGIREVSSSIKSVSEGTDSMQQAVKDIANISTANASRAEAVSSTTEEQSASAEEIAAATRGLAEQAEQLAHEVEKFTI
- a CDS encoding chemotaxis protein CheX — its product is MDAKLVNPFVDAFTSVMPQMGFPEPKRLKMGVKTKNAVSLGVSVIVGFTKQIRGNVVYNMSEDTAKFIASTMMMGMPVAEFDAMAQSAISEMSNMLTANAATNLTGMGLEVDISTPSLSIGENFQVKISDDNYLTVEMDLAGHVVELDIAVEQQ